In one window of Syntrophorhabdaceae bacterium DNA:
- a CDS encoding AAA family ATPase, with the protein MQIKRIKITNYRCIRDLEFVPSNHNVIIGQVNVGKSTLLNALALVLDPDVGRRYKPIDEADFFEGRIRDNEGKPLSIQIEVTLVYELQEEHNYFLDETELWDERDQKIIEDSGNIAVLDDPRNLFALRIGFEAKFDEKEKDVVYRWFYPKYSSDDPQGQRICSRSEREKVGFFLIPAERNVDKALSFTRYSALDKALRADKIVLDEELGKIVEHTRGAGNHLFDNEDFEKLIKEIELRVEVMLALDPNASRKLSFEVSELGHYDVMNILKAFVLPQGSSRPYPVANQGMGARQIITLATLRMLAARKGSCIIAIEEPEISLHPDMQRSLASDLVRSHRQTFITTHSVHIAQAIEQKHLFLMTAGKEEPSQVRPTLPSPSRNLSAGTIKSVRRVRAYHPSDFLDCLFSSRVLLVEGPTDREAVPVLIRKVSASPGRPFDLDGLSIGVFPCDSKAEISKIAPYFKALGKPVYGLADREKGSASEDTKIERECDCVLFWPAGTAIEKVLLMKITAETAANYIADVTDMGETYFQDSRTSEKGFDGQKADIVGFLKKRLAHRQFAEFIPHSEISDLIVVLIDKLTLICSGQCSSRRVNLDAKADS; encoded by the coding sequence ATGCAAATCAAACGGATCAAAATCACTAATTATCGGTGTATACGGGATCTCGAATTCGTCCCTTCCAACCATAACGTCATCATAGGCCAGGTTAATGTGGGCAAGAGCACCCTCCTCAACGCACTGGCTTTGGTTTTAGATCCTGATGTAGGAAGGAGGTACAAGCCTATCGACGAGGCGGACTTCTTTGAAGGCCGTATTCGAGACAACGAGGGTAAACCTCTATCCATACAAATTGAAGTGACACTAGTTTACGAGCTGCAAGAGGAACATAACTATTTTCTGGACGAGACAGAGCTATGGGATGAGAGGGACCAAAAGATCATAGAAGATTCAGGTAATATCGCGGTTCTTGACGACCCCAGAAACCTGTTTGCGCTTCGAATTGGATTCGAGGCAAAATTTGATGAGAAAGAAAAAGATGTTGTGTATCGATGGTTTTATCCGAAATACTCTTCGGACGATCCACAGGGACAAAGAATATGTAGCAGATCTGAGAGGGAAAAGGTAGGTTTCTTCTTAATACCCGCAGAGAGGAACGTCGACAAGGCCCTTAGTTTCACGCGCTACTCTGCTTTAGACAAAGCCCTTCGTGCTGACAAGATTGTCCTTGACGAAGAACTGGGAAAGATAGTCGAGCACACCCGGGGAGCCGGAAACCACCTTTTTGATAACGAGGATTTTGAAAAACTTATAAAAGAAATAGAATTACGTGTAGAGGTGATGCTTGCACTCGACCCAAACGCTAGCCGGAAACTAAGTTTCGAAGTCTCTGAATTAGGACACTACGATGTGATGAATATTCTCAAGGCGTTTGTATTGCCGCAGGGTTCGTCTCGACCGTACCCGGTGGCTAATCAAGGAATGGGAGCACGTCAGATCATAACGTTGGCAACTCTTCGGATGCTGGCTGCGCGTAAAGGAAGCTGCATCATCGCGATTGAAGAACCGGAGATTAGTCTGCATCCCGATATGCAAAGGAGCTTGGCGAGCGATTTGGTAAGAAGTCACCGCCAGACTTTCATAACGACCCACTCGGTTCACATTGCCCAGGCAATCGAGCAGAAGCATCTTTTCTTAATGACTGCAGGAAAGGAAGAGCCAAGCCAAGTTCGTCCCACCTTGCCTAGCCCAAGTCGGAACCTTTCGGCTGGCACAATCAAGTCCGTCCGCCGCGTAAGAGCCTATCACCCATCCGATTTTCTTGATTGTCTCTTTTCATCTAGAGTGTTGCTTGTTGAAGGGCCAACCGATCGGGAAGCCGTTCCGGTGCTCATTCGCAAGGTGAGCGCGAGTCCTGGAAGGCCCTTTGATTTAGATGGCCTCAGCATTGGTGTTTTTCCGTGTGACTCAAAAGCGGAAATTTCTAAAATAGCTCCCTATTTTAAGGCATTGGGTAAGCCGGTTTATGGCCTAGCCGACAGGGAAAAAGGCAGCGCCTCGGAAGACACGAAAATTGAACGTGAATGCGATTGTGTGCTTTTCTGGCCAGCCGGGACTGCCATCGAGAAGGTCCTTTTGATGAAAATTACTGCCGAAACAGCAGCAAACTATATAGCTGACGTGACGGACATGGGAGAAACGTACTTCCAAGACTCGAGAACAAGCGAGAAAGGCTTCGATGGGCAAAAGGCCGATATCGTGGGATTTCTGAAAAAGAGACTAGCTCACCGCCAGTTTGCTGAATTCATCCCACACTCTGAGATCTCCGATCTGATCGTTGTCTTAATCGATAAACTTACACTGATCTGCTCTGGCCAGTGCAGTTCAC